From the Pedobacter cryoconitis genome, one window contains:
- a CDS encoding DUF6588 family protein, with the protein MKKQLYIAATLLLLTSNAIKAQTGFEQLIKAGPDDAAKLVDAYGRPLLKGLGMGMSSGWTNTAKTLGLFHFELRATATAVIVPTTERTFNVTQIGLSSNIRPANLNQVIAPTFSGDKHVNGPAMDIYDTNGHKLTTFDMPGGLFEDIVPTPQLQLTVGLFQHTDVTVRAIPKIKLNKGIGSVSMIGFGIKHNLIQDFSSGGNSIPFDFALAFNYSRLHYAKKLNLQPDDFLVPSDPQQSTDFSRQEIYGNLDNYLVQAIFSKQLSFFTPYLSAGYNVSKTKVGLKGNYPIINGITETQISYTTFTDPVNINANYIKGFRADMGFQLKFPVLRLFGSYGVAENYNMVNAGIGFGL; encoded by the coding sequence ATGAAAAAACAACTTTACATAGCCGCTACCTTACTATTATTAACATCAAACGCTATAAAAGCACAGACTGGCTTCGAACAACTGATCAAAGCCGGCCCGGACGATGCCGCCAAACTTGTTGACGCTTATGGGCGCCCGCTATTGAAAGGATTGGGCATGGGGATGAGTAGTGGCTGGACAAACACAGCAAAAACATTGGGCTTATTTCATTTTGAACTGAGGGCTACCGCTACAGCAGTCATTGTACCTACCACAGAAAGGACATTCAATGTAACGCAAATCGGTCTTTCCAGCAATATTCGTCCGGCTAATCTGAATCAGGTAATAGCCCCCACCTTTAGCGGTGATAAACATGTTAACGGCCCAGCTATGGATATTTATGATACCAACGGCCATAAACTCACGACGTTTGATATGCCAGGAGGTCTGTTTGAAGATATAGTGCCCACCCCACAATTACAGCTAACGGTAGGCCTTTTCCAGCATACAGATGTAACAGTCCGCGCCATTCCAAAGATAAAACTTAATAAAGGCATAGGTTCAGTAAGTATGATTGGTTTTGGTATCAAGCACAATCTTATCCAGGATTTTTCAAGCGGAGGGAATTCCATTCCCTTTGATTTCGCCCTTGCATTTAATTACAGCAGACTTCATTACGCTAAAAAACTGAACCTGCAACCAGATGACTTTTTAGTCCCCTCAGATCCGCAACAATCAACAGATTTTAGCCGTCAGGAAATTTATGGCAATCTGGATAACTATCTGGTTCAGGCCATTTTCTCCAAACAGCTTTCGTTCTTCACTCCTTACCTGTCTGCGGGTTACAACGTATCAAAAACAAAGGTGGGCTTAAAAGGGAACTATCCGATCATAAATGGCATAACGGAGACGCAAATATCTTACACCACTTTTACCGATCCTGTAAACATAAACGCAAATTATATCAAAGGTTTTCGTGCTGATATGGGCTTTCAGCTTAAATTCCCTGTCCTGAGACTGTTTGGATCTTATGGCGTAGCAGAAAATTACAATATGGTAAATGCTGGTATAGGTTTCGGTTTATAA
- a CDS encoding efflux RND transporter periplasmic adaptor subunit, which yields MKRKHIIILIVVVSIGLIIFKLAVNKSKLNEKENPKENTAVVKIPVKVATVKEQLQEINLIKTGSLAPFKEAKVLSTVGGTIVQLKFNLGDYVHEGQILAVMDTKLTQLDLQKAQTNATKLRHDLQTYTELLEGQAATREKVNEIRQNYTDAENQVNQLKKQIADASVKAPTSGTISAKMLEQGVFANAGAELGTVVNLSQVKVQLKLTENEVYQAKMGQSVKITTDVYQGQVFNGKITFISPQADETHNYLVEIIADNKDGSLLRSGTFVYADFSRKTKQNILLIPREALTESIKDASVYVVEHNIVHQKPIKTGIEMNNLIQVISGLNAGEVVVTSGQINLKEGSPVSVSK from the coding sequence ATGAAACGTAAACACATCATAATCCTGATCGTCGTGGTCAGTATCGGTCTTATTATTTTTAAGCTCGCTGTAAATAAAAGCAAGCTCAATGAAAAGGAAAATCCAAAGGAGAATACTGCTGTGGTAAAGATACCTGTAAAAGTTGCTACAGTTAAGGAACAGCTACAGGAAATCAACCTGATAAAAACAGGAAGCCTTGCACCATTTAAGGAAGCCAAAGTGCTTTCAACAGTTGGGGGGACAATAGTGCAATTGAAGTTCAATCTTGGTGATTATGTACATGAAGGGCAGATCCTTGCGGTTATGGATACCAAATTGACGCAGCTTGATTTACAAAAAGCACAGACCAATGCAACCAAATTACGCCACGACCTTCAGACCTATACAGAATTGCTGGAAGGACAAGCAGCAACCCGGGAGAAAGTAAACGAAATCCGCCAAAATTATACGGATGCTGAAAATCAGGTCAATCAACTTAAAAAACAAATAGCAGATGCGTCTGTCAAAGCACCTACCAGTGGTACAATTTCAGCAAAGATGCTGGAGCAGGGTGTGTTTGCCAATGCAGGGGCTGAGCTTGGAACGGTTGTCAATCTTTCGCAGGTTAAAGTTCAGCTTAAGCTGACGGAAAATGAGGTTTACCAGGCAAAGATGGGGCAGTCGGTTAAGATTACAACAGATGTTTATCAGGGTCAGGTTTTTAATGGCAAAATCACTTTTATCAGCCCTCAGGCAGATGAAACACATAATTACCTGGTAGAGATCATCGCCGATAATAAAGATGGCTCTTTACTACGCTCCGGTACTTTCGTTTATGCTGACTTCTCCCGAAAAACAAAGCAAAATATCCTGCTCATCCCAAGAGAAGCATTGACCGAAAGTATCAAAGATGCGAGTGTTTATGTTGTCGAACATAATATAGTTCACCAAAAGCCAATCAAAACCGGTATAGAAATGAATAACCTGATCCAGGTTATCAGTGGCCTGAACGCCGGTGAGGTTGTGGTTACTTCCGGACAAATCAATTTAAAAGAAGGCTCACCAGTTAGTGTCTCTAAATAA
- a CDS encoding TolC family protein produces MKKKIILAVMCLLQLHVFAQQKWDLKECIDYGLQHNRNTAVYENEKKAADAKAKEALSDYLPKVSVSATLEDNLKVQESVIPAGVFGPTDIRVAFSQKFNSNGLAQLDQTIYDQSLLNGLKANKYSKQQAGLNIVKNQETIIYNIGNAYYQIIVYREQLRLLRENLETYQKQIDISALQVKKGVTLKKDLDKVTVDYNNAVSQIRVAESNLTLAENQLKYEMGYPMTGQLQVENPSVEGLSAVVRPDLDSNGFLADKRTDYQLSMVNAKLLEIDQKRIKAGALPKLSGYARYGAVGFGNTLGPAFKDLSPYSVIGLKLSIPLFDFFKRNAQYNQAKYKSLNAVENLKLDEGKYEMEYQNARTKMVKAKSSLESDRRNIDLAQSVFKITDLQYKKGVENLTEWLNTQNSIKEAQNNYLNSLYSFLQARLDLEKAAGSLKTFYTSL; encoded by the coding sequence ATGAAAAAAAAGATAATATTGGCAGTGATGTGCTTGCTACAGCTCCATGTATTTGCACAACAGAAGTGGGACCTGAAAGAATGCATTGATTATGGGCTACAGCATAACCGCAATACAGCTGTTTATGAGAACGAAAAGAAAGCGGCTGATGCGAAAGCCAAAGAGGCACTTTCAGATTATTTACCTAAAGTTAGTGTCTCAGCAACTTTAGAAGACAATTTAAAGGTTCAGGAATCTGTTATTCCGGCTGGGGTATTCGGCCCAACAGATATTCGTGTAGCTTTTAGTCAGAAATTCAATAGCAATGGGCTGGCACAACTCGATCAGACTATTTATGATCAGTCATTGTTAAATGGTTTAAAAGCAAATAAGTACAGTAAGCAGCAGGCGGGCCTGAATATCGTCAAGAACCAGGAAACGATCATTTATAATATTGGTAATGCATATTACCAGATCATTGTGTACAGGGAACAATTGCGGTTGCTGCGTGAAAACCTGGAGACTTACCAAAAGCAGATTGATATCTCTGCATTACAGGTAAAAAAGGGGGTGACCCTTAAAAAAGATCTGGATAAGGTTACTGTAGATTATAACAATGCAGTCTCTCAGATTCGTGTGGCAGAAAGCAATCTGACACTTGCTGAAAATCAACTTAAGTATGAAATGGGGTATCCGATGACCGGACAGTTACAGGTAGAAAACCCATCTGTAGAAGGCCTGAGTGCTGTGGTGCGTCCAGATCTGGATAGTAATGGGTTTTTAGCGGATAAACGGACAGATTATCAGCTTTCCATGGTGAATGCTAAACTTTTGGAAATAGACCAAAAGAGGATCAAAGCGGGAGCGCTTCCCAAGCTTAGCGGGTATGCCAGGTATGGTGCTGTCGGCTTTGGTAACACGCTTGGCCCGGCCTTTAAAGATTTAAGCCCATATTCTGTGATCGGACTGAAACTCAGCATTCCGCTGTTCGATTTCTTTAAGCGCAATGCGCAGTATAATCAGGCAAAGTATAAAAGTCTCAATGCAGTTGAAAATTTAAAGCTGGATGAAGGCAAGTATGAAATGGAATATCAGAATGCCAGAACAAAAATGGTTAAGGCTAAGAGCAGCCTGGAAAGCGACCGGCGAAATATTGATCTGGCACAATCTGTATTCAAAATAACTGACTTGCAGTATAAAAAAGGTGTTGAAAATTTAACGGAGTGGCTAAATACACAAAACTCAATCAAAGAAGCACAAAATAATTACCTCAACTCACTCTATAGTTTCCTGCAAGCCAGATTAGACCTGGAAAAAGCGGCAGGTAGTCTTAAAACATTTTATACCTCACTTTAA
- a CDS encoding DUF6268 family outer membrane beta-barrel protein yields the protein MKYKTLFYLHILIAACSTANAQTARKAAAIKRMTDSLTMEGLSAYAMRYPQLRQAFFATDFIGKANVKGELNGKDLYEGKMNITRIRSNFNVPISNWGRNVVTGSIGYQQQQLKTTDITSYDPRFSNADISTTKSTISLSATFGRSDSVFNKLIFYGLGISGVTDELSSIKRLNYIGSISMPIRRDQNSSLTIGLVVILDPSAIVPAIPIVSYWHKYKASNVELFVDFPSRIVLRKQFSKRSWATAGSELGGSLLFFNLDKPSLPQNNIYTNAEVRTGLTFEYLVTKKLILGVNGGLYSTTAARMFNRNDKPDDYFFKAKTGSAPYLTFSVSFLPFLKRL from the coding sequence ATGAAGTACAAAACTCTTTTTTATCTCCATATTTTAATTGCAGCCTGTTCTACGGCAAATGCGCAAACAGCCCGGAAAGCCGCAGCAATCAAAAGGATGACCGATTCCCTGACTATGGAGGGATTGTCGGCCTATGCCATGCGATACCCGCAATTGAGACAGGCCTTTTTCGCCACTGATTTCATCGGTAAAGCAAATGTTAAAGGTGAATTAAACGGAAAGGATCTGTATGAGGGTAAAATGAATATCACCAGGATCAGGTCTAATTTCAACGTCCCTATTTCAAACTGGGGCAGAAATGTAGTTACCGGATCAATAGGGTACCAGCAACAGCAGCTAAAAACAACTGATATTACCAGTTATGATCCTCGTTTTTCTAATGCAGACATCAGTACAACCAAGTCTACAATCAGTTTGTCGGCTACTTTTGGCCGGTCGGATTCGGTTTTCAATAAGCTGATATTTTATGGGCTTGGTATTTCGGGCGTTACTGATGAGCTTTCTTCTATTAAAAGGCTTAATTATATCGGTTCTATCTCTATGCCAATCAGAAGAGATCAGAATTCTTCGTTAACAATAGGCCTGGTAGTGATTCTCGATCCGTCTGCAATTGTTCCTGCCATACCGATAGTGAGCTACTGGCATAAATACAAGGCTTCGAACGTTGAATTATTTGTTGATTTTCCTTCAAGGATCGTTTTGAGAAAGCAGTTTTCTAAAAGGAGCTGGGCTACTGCCGGGTCTGAACTGGGTGGGAGTTTGCTGTTCTTTAATTTAGATAAGCCATCTTTACCACAGAATAATATCTACACCAATGCGGAAGTACGTACGGGGTTAACTTTTGAGTATCTGGTAACGAAAAAGCTGATCCTTGGTGTAAATGGTGGACTTTATAGTACAACAGCGGCAAGAATGTTTAACCGGAATGATAAACCGGATGATTACTTTTTTAAAGCGAAGACTGGTTCTGCTCCATACCTTACTTTCTCGGTTTCTTTTCTGCCGTTTTTAAAAAGGTTATAA
- a CDS encoding efflux RND transporter permease subunit encodes MSITEIAVKRPLLIIVVFTVLFIFGTKSYFSLNYNLLPKIEIPTVSVSTVYPGAAAAEVETSVTKKLEDAFSSVEGLDKITSTSQEGVSSVVIQLKSGTDIDQAERNIQRKADQVQNDLPDNADKPVVNKINLEEVPVIKAGVTSTKSPRELYDFVDKQLLPILQNVKGVGRVTIVGGDERQIQVNIDQNKLKSYGLGIGQISDVLSKANQSFPAGSIETRDQQLSIHFDASVASLAQIRGLIVQQRPGAGSIYLKDVAEVVDATAKTTAINHINGIPSIGVQIIKQSDANAVDVSEQVKKKFEEIQATYKDQALKFSISSDQSIYTLRSADGVMEDLGLAVVIVGVIMLAFLHSFRSSMFVLVALPSSIIPTFIAMYFFGFSLNLMTLMAMSLVVGILVDDSIVVLENIYRHLEMGSDKRTAALEGRSEIGFTALAITAVDVVVFLPIAFAGGIIGALLQEFSLVVVFSTLMSLFVSFTVTPMLASRFGKIEKLNEKTLWGKLNLGFERFLDGLKDDYGKLLTIVIHKKRWLLSGVILLIIGSISLVPFGFIGAAFIPSADQGELMINLELAPSTTLYQTNMITQQAEKLIMKEKVVTNVFSSIGFTSGSVAGTTNNSNLAEITVSMVDKNDRSISAEDFGIQLQQKLSAVIPGAKITSVPTSVGGGANQAPIQIGIKGLDLKAIRKVAEEYKTLIATVPGTKFVELSVKNQKQQVEVKLNREKMTLLGIDASQVGAALQNSFSGNKKSKFKQGGNEYDILVSLDRYDRSNINNVNNLSFTNSDGQSFVLSQFAEVREGLGESVLARSDRLGSISVNSNVAGRPTGSVNAAIKKKISNVKLPEGVTVEFLGDAKSQGDAFGSLFFALGVAIVLVYLIMVALYENAIYPFVVLFSIPVALVGALLALALTMETLNIFSLIGMIMLLGLVSKNAILIVDFTNQLKAEGYTVEKALIEAGRERLRPILMTTLAMVFGMLPIALASGAGAEIKNGMAWVIIGGLTSSMILTLFVVPSMYLIIENLMLKFKKKNVKEGQLLLETHN; translated from the coding sequence ATGTCAATAACCGAAATTGCCGTTAAGCGGCCCTTATTAATTATTGTAGTGTTTACTGTGCTGTTTATTTTCGGTACCAAGTCCTATTTTAGTTTAAATTATAATTTGCTCCCAAAAATCGAAATACCTACAGTTTCTGTAAGTACTGTTTATCCGGGAGCGGCAGCAGCTGAAGTAGAAACTTCAGTAACCAAAAAACTGGAAGATGCTTTTTCTTCAGTAGAAGGACTTGATAAAATTACATCCACTTCGCAAGAAGGGGTGTCCAGTGTTGTTATACAGCTGAAAAGTGGAACTGACATCGATCAGGCTGAGCGGAATATTCAGCGGAAAGCAGATCAGGTTCAGAATGATTTGCCTGATAATGCAGATAAACCTGTAGTCAATAAGATCAATTTAGAAGAGGTACCGGTTATTAAGGCTGGGGTAACTTCTACAAAATCCCCGCGTGAACTGTATGATTTCGTCGATAAGCAATTGCTTCCCATTTTGCAGAATGTAAAAGGTGTGGGACGGGTAACGATAGTTGGTGGTGATGAACGTCAGATACAAGTTAATATAGACCAGAACAAGCTAAAGTCATATGGTTTAGGAATTGGTCAGATCTCTGACGTGTTAAGTAAAGCGAACCAGTCTTTTCCCGCAGGAAGTATAGAAACGCGTGATCAGCAGTTGTCGATACATTTTGACGCCAGTGTTGCTTCTCTTGCACAGATCAGGGGACTGATTGTTCAGCAAAGACCGGGGGCAGGCAGTATCTATTTAAAAGATGTGGCAGAAGTAGTCGATGCGACTGCTAAAACCACAGCGATCAATCACATTAACGGAATTCCATCTATTGGTGTGCAGATTATTAAACAAAGTGATGCGAATGCGGTCGATGTAAGTGAACAGGTTAAAAAGAAATTTGAAGAAATACAGGCCACTTATAAAGACCAGGCTTTAAAATTCAGTATCTCTTCGGACCAGAGTATTTATACGCTGCGTTCTGCGGATGGGGTTATGGAAGATCTTGGGCTTGCAGTAGTCATTGTAGGGGTAATCATGCTCGCTTTTTTACATAGTTTCCGCAGTTCTATGTTTGTGCTTGTAGCGCTTCCGTCCTCTATCATTCCAACGTTTATTGCGATGTACTTTTTTGGTTTTTCGCTCAACCTGATGACATTGATGGCAATGTCCTTAGTGGTGGGAATCCTGGTAGATGATTCTATTGTGGTACTGGAAAATATATACCGTCACCTGGAAATGGGATCGGATAAAAGAACAGCTGCATTGGAAGGAAGGAGTGAGATTGGTTTTACAGCATTGGCAATTACCGCAGTAGATGTGGTTGTATTCCTACCTATTGCTTTTGCAGGTGGAATTATTGGTGCATTGCTCCAGGAATTTTCATTGGTGGTCGTATTTTCTACGCTGATGAGTTTATTTGTGTCCTTTACGGTTACCCCTATGCTGGCCAGCAGGTTCGGTAAGATTGAAAAATTAAATGAGAAAACTTTGTGGGGGAAACTCAATCTGGGTTTTGAGCGCTTTCTTGATGGACTTAAAGATGATTATGGAAAGTTGCTGACCATTGTGATCCATAAAAAAAGATGGTTGTTATCCGGAGTCATTTTACTGATCATTGGAAGTATTTCTTTAGTTCCATTTGGTTTTATAGGTGCTGCATTTATCCCATCTGCGGATCAGGGAGAGTTAATGATCAATCTTGAGCTGGCGCCGTCTACCACGCTTTATCAGACCAACATGATCACGCAACAGGCAGAAAAATTGATTATGAAGGAAAAGGTCGTAACGAATGTCTTTTCCAGCATCGGTTTTACAAGTGGGAGTGTTGCTGGAACCACGAATAACAGTAATCTGGCAGAAATTACAGTTTCTATGGTAGATAAAAATGACAGGAGCATATCCGCTGAAGATTTCGGTATTCAGCTTCAGCAGAAGTTAAGTGCAGTGATTCCTGGTGCAAAGATTACCTCAGTTCCTACCTCTGTAGGCGGAGGGGCTAATCAGGCGCCTATTCAGATCGGCATTAAAGGTCTTGATCTTAAAGCGATCCGCAAAGTTGCCGAAGAATATAAAACCCTTATCGCTACAGTACCGGGTACCAAATTTGTTGAACTTTCTGTTAAAAATCAGAAACAACAGGTCGAGGTTAAGCTGAACCGTGAAAAGATGACGTTGTTGGGAATTGATGCAAGCCAGGTCGGTGCAGCTTTACAAAATTCATTCAGCGGTAATAAGAAGAGCAAATTTAAACAGGGTGGAAACGAGTATGACATCCTGGTTAGTCTGGACAGATACGACCGTTCTAATATTAACAATGTTAACAACCTGTCTTTTACCAATAGTGATGGTCAGTCTTTTGTACTGAGCCAGTTTGCTGAGGTAAGAGAAGGTTTGGGAGAGAGCGTACTGGCAAGGAGCGACCGGTTAGGATCTATCAGCGTGAATTCAAATGTGGCTGGCAGACCAACGGGGTCGGTGAATGCAGCTATTAAAAAGAAAATCAGCAATGTGAAATTACCTGAAGGGGTAACGGTCGAGTTTCTGGGTGATGCCAAAAGTCAGGGTGACGCATTTGGCAGTTTATTTTTTGCTTTAGGGGTTGCTATTGTACTGGTTTACCTGATTATGGTGGCTTTATACGAAAATGCAATTTATCCTTTTGTTGTTCTTTTCTCCATTCCTGTAGCACTGGTTGGCGCCTTGCTGGCCCTGGCACTGACAATGGAAACATTAAACATCTTCTCGCTGATTGGAATGATTATGCTGCTTGGCCTGGTCTCGAAAAATGCAATCCTGATTGTAGATTTTACGAATCAGCTGAAGGCTGAGGGTTACACTGTGGAGAAGGCTTTAATAGAAGCGGGCAGGGAAAGGCTAAGGCCAATTCTGATGACCACACTGGCCATGGTGTTTGGTATGTTGCCAATTGCACTGGCGAGTGGTGCTGGTGCAGAAATCAAAAATGGGATGGCCTGGGTAATTATTGGCGGATTAACGAGTTCGATGATCCTGACGCTGTTTGTAGTGCCGTCTATGTACCTCATCATTGAAAACCTGATGTTGAAATTTAAAAAGAAGAATGTCAAAGAAGGCCAGTTGTTACTGGAAACTCATAATTAA
- a CDS encoding sensor histidine kinase codes for MFKSYQLKWFFILSGILAISTQLLRKEISREIAYWEYFNYALQNYGVILIAWLPYGYFFNHKFPWLKNYTKNLLSIVVSILFALGLAYVFSLVLPPDRLNDKAVGFSNLSDFKIHFVSSFFLGLICYVVFYSIYTNAALQQTKLENEILEQAHLRAQLISLQQQISPHFLFNSLSTLKTIAPDWPTKNYIIQLAIVYRYVLNFNEHHLTPLSDEINFIRSYLYIMNERFEDSLKIVINIKEEYLKLLIPSLSLQLLVENAIKHNTISAEKPLELTIITDDSPALTVVNNFQPKKVPAEGTGTGLKNIRERYKLLANQAIKILNEDGKFSVTIPLLQK; via the coding sequence ATGTTCAAATCCTATCAGCTTAAATGGTTTTTTATCCTCTCAGGTATTTTAGCAATAAGCACCCAGCTGCTGCGCAAAGAAATCTCCAGAGAAATAGCGTATTGGGAATATTTTAATTATGCACTCCAAAATTATGGAGTGATCCTGATTGCGTGGTTACCTTATGGATATTTCTTTAACCATAAATTCCCGTGGCTTAAAAATTACACCAAGAATCTGCTGAGTATAGTCGTGTCTATTTTATTTGCTCTTGGATTAGCATATGTTTTTTCCCTGGTATTACCTCCGGATAGATTAAATGATAAGGCAGTTGGTTTTAGCAATTTATCAGACTTCAAAATCCATTTCGTTTCCTCTTTTTTTCTGGGACTGATTTGTTATGTAGTCTTTTATAGTATTTATACCAATGCCGCTTTACAGCAAACAAAGTTGGAGAATGAAATTCTTGAACAAGCACATCTTCGTGCGCAGCTAATATCTTTACAGCAGCAGATCAGCCCTCATTTTTTATTCAACTCCCTGAGTACGCTCAAAACTATTGCACCCGACTGGCCGACAAAAAATTATATTATCCAGCTGGCTATTGTGTACCGGTATGTATTAAATTTCAATGAACATCACCTTACGCCACTAAGTGATGAGATTAATTTTATCAGATCATATCTGTATATTATGAATGAACGTTTTGAGGATAGTTTAAAGATAGTTATCAATATAAAGGAGGAATACTTAAAGTTACTGATCCCGTCACTTTCTTTACAGTTACTGGTAGAAAATGCAATTAAGCACAATACGATTTCAGCGGAGAAACCATTAGAACTGACAATTATTACAGATGATTCACCGGCACTTACAGTAGTGAATAATTTTCAGCCAAAGAAAGTACCTGCCGAAGGGACTGGTACAGGATTGAAAAACATTCGGGAACGTTATAAGTTATTGGCTAATCAGGCTATCAAAATTTTAAATGAGGATGGGAAGTTCTCTGTCACTATACCTTTACTTCAAAAATGA
- a CDS encoding LytR/AlgR family response regulator transcription factor, translated as MRVVIIEDELKTANELKSMLQSLNDEITVEAVLKSVAAATDWLKRNPAPDLIFSDIQLGDGLSFEIFREVETNAPIVFCTAFDEYAIRAFESNSIDYLLKPIEEDMVKKSLEKYHRLNVHLINQSQHAQNLNKILVQMDSGYKQNILVHYREKIIPVRVLDIQFIYASNGAVYLHTSNDKSYVVQHTIEQLESMLNPQLFFRANRKFIINHAFITNIEHYFNRKLFVMTKSEAPEKIIIGRVKAPVFLKWVEQ; from the coding sequence ATGAGAGTAGTAATAATCGAAGATGAATTGAAGACGGCAAATGAGCTGAAAAGTATGCTCCAAAGCCTTAATGATGAAATTACAGTCGAGGCTGTTTTAAAGTCAGTAGCCGCTGCAACAGATTGGTTGAAGAGAAATCCTGCTCCCGATCTCATTTTCTCTGATATCCAGTTGGGGGATGGACTGAGTTTCGAGATTTTCAGAGAGGTAGAAACCAATGCACCTATTGTTTTTTGCACTGCATTTGATGAATATGCAATCAGGGCGTTTGAATCCAATAGTATCGATTACTTATTGAAACCGATTGAAGAAGATATGGTGAAGAAAAGCCTCGAAAAATATCATCGGCTTAATGTACACTTGATTAATCAAAGTCAGCATGCCCAGAACCTGAACAAGATCCTGGTGCAGATGGATTCGGGTTATAAGCAAAATATTCTCGTTCATTACCGGGAAAAAATAATTCCTGTCCGTGTGCTGGATATTCAGTTTATCTACGCCTCAAATGGTGCGGTATACTTGCATACTTCCAATGATAAAAGCTATGTAGTTCAACATACTATTGAACAATTGGAATCGATGCTAAATCCACAATTATTCTTTCGTGCCAACCGGAAGTTTATTATAAACCATGCTTTTATTACGAATATTGAACACTATTTCAATCGCAAGCTTTTCGTCATGACAAAAAGTGAAGCCCCCGAAAAGATTATTATCGGCCGGGTTAAGGCACCGGTCTTCTTAAAGTGGGTTGAGCAATAG
- a CDS encoding helix-turn-helix domain-containing protein: MPIKFHNEESKQFISINEIDVQKMISGDLVETEDMFRLQDAAVHFKNWYFDGYRMAHSWLDNQENTLSYGINNDIDAVRFYFNIKGNTNFHYQEFNKNFNVNRAQYNLLYSPELNTEVVHGKGISEIFSLQLKKERFTALLGESCVGLNKFVRQLMDGKEMIFSSSWLYIGAEIERCVSSMLNCSYINELKSTYLSAKSTELLILLAHATSDKQEITGIKTSADKDKIYGVKEFLDRCYTEEISLDKLCTGFGLNEFKLKKGFKDIFNTSVIDYLISRRLEESYPLLAEKKLNISEVAYKVGYSSPSHFSKSFKKRFGFTPSQIK; the protein is encoded by the coding sequence ATGCCCATCAAATTTCATAACGAAGAAAGCAAGCAATTTATTTCTATCAATGAAATAGATGTACAAAAAATGATTTCAGGCGACCTTGTCGAAACAGAAGATATGTTTAGACTTCAAGATGCTGCTGTTCATTTTAAAAATTGGTATTTTGATGGGTATCGCATGGCACATAGCTGGCTTGACAATCAGGAAAATACACTTTCATACGGAATAAATAATGACATTGATGCAGTCCGGTTTTATTTTAACATCAAAGGCAATACTAATTTTCATTACCAGGAATTTAACAAAAATTTCAATGTAAACCGTGCCCAGTACAATTTATTGTATTCACCCGAACTAAATACTGAGGTAGTACATGGCAAAGGGATATCTGAAATATTCTCCTTACAACTTAAAAAAGAACGTTTTACTGCTCTTTTAGGTGAAAGTTGTGTTGGGCTGAACAAATTTGTGCGGCAGTTAATGGACGGAAAAGAAATGATCTTCTCATCCAGTTGGCTATATATCGGAGCTGAAATTGAACGCTGCGTTTCAAGTATGTTAAATTGCAGCTATATTAATGAACTAAAGTCCACCTATCTTAGTGCTAAGTCAACTGAATTATTGATACTATTAGCTCATGCAACTTCGGATAAGCAAGAAATAACAGGCATTAAAACGAGTGCAGATAAAGACAAAATTTATGGTGTAAAAGAGTTTTTAGACCGGTGTTATACTGAAGAAATTAGCCTGGATAAGCTTTGTACTGGCTTTGGATTAAATGAATTTAAACTGAAAAAAGGGTTTAAGGATATTTTCAATACTTCTGTAATAGATTATTTAATTAGCCGTCGTCTGGAAGAATCTTACCCGTTGTTGGCTGAAAAGAAGCTTAATATTAGTGAAGTGGCTTATAAAGTTGGTTATTCTTCTCCTTCCCATTTTAGCAAGTCTTTTAAGAAAAGATTCGGCTTTACGCCATCCCAAATCAAATAA